AAAATGGATGGTCCGAGAATTCGGCCCATGCCTTCAAATACATCGATCTTCCCTTTTTTCATTAAGTGCTGAACACCACGATGAAGTTGTTCAACGATTGAATCTTTTCGCTTTTGAACTTTTGCAAAATCAAGTGAGACATCCCCTGTCAGTACACCAAATTCATCTGAGCGCTTAGCAGTCGAGTAGACCTCCGCACTTCTTAATAGGGCTTTACTTGGGATACATCCTTTATGTAAACATGTTCCGCCTAGCTTTTCCTTCTCTACCACTGCGACTTTTAAGCCATGTTGAGCAGCACGGATGGCGGCTACGTAGCCACCAGTCCCTGCACCTAGTATGACAAGATCATATTCTTCAGCCATCCTAATCACTCCTTCTTTCTTTTGAAAGCTATCTTATCTACGAGAAATAATGTTGTGTTCATTTTGCAAAAATTGACGACGCGAACGACGCATGCGTTCGATTCTTTCTTCTGCCATACGGTCTGCTGCTCTATATGTTGGTAGCTTATCACGATTTGCAATCTCAAATACTTTAGCTACATTCTCATAAATACCTTCTACCTTTTTCATCGCACGTTCACGGTTATACCCATTTAACTCATCTGCTACATTAATTACTCCTCCAGCATTGATGACATAATCAGGTGCATAGGCAATGCCCATTTCATGGATTAGATTACCATGTCGTTCTTCTTTTAATTGATTATTTGCTGCTCCAGCAATGACTTTTGCTTTTAATTGCGGAATCGTTTGATCATTAATGATAGCCCCTAAAGCACATGGTGCAAAGATATCACAGTCTACACTATAGATATCGTTAACATCGACAGCTTTTGCACCGAAATCGGTTACTGCACGATCCACGGATTCTTTATGAATGTCTGTCACAATTAAATTTGCGCCTTCTTCGTGTAGATGTCTGCATAGGTTATACGAAACGTTTCCTACACCTTGAACAGCTACTGTTCTTCCTTCTAGATCATCTGTACCGAAAGCTTCCTTCGCTGCAGCTTTCATTCCTACATACACTCCGTATGCTGTAACTGGCGACGGGTTGCCTGATGAACCGAAAGCTGGCGAGATGCCCGTTACGTAATCAGTTTCTTCATGAATAATATCCATATCTCCAACGGTTGTTCCTACATCTTCAGCTGTGATGTAACGTCCATTTAAGCCTTGAATATAACGTCCGAATGCACGGAACATTTCTTCATTTTTATCTTTACGAGGGTCACCAATGATAACTGTTTTCCCCCCACCTAAATTTAAACCTGCTGCAGCGTTTTTATATGTCATACCTCTTGCAAGGCGAAGCGCATCTTCAAATGCGTCTGCTTCTGTTTCATACATCCACATTCTCGTTCCACCTAATGCAGGTCCGAGTGTTGTATCATGGATGGCAATAATTGCTTTTAAACCAGATAATTTATCCTGACACACCACGACTTGTTCGTAGTCATAAAATTCCATATCTTTAAACAGTTCCATCTTACATCCTCCTCATATACAGAAAAAGTTCCATCTGTTAT
Above is a genomic segment from Bacillus sp. FJAT-45037 containing:
- the bcd gene encoding branched-chain amino acid dehydrogenase, with amino-acid sequence MELFKDMEFYDYEQVVVCQDKLSGLKAIIAIHDTTLGPALGGTRMWMYETEADAFEDALRLARGMTYKNAAAGLNLGGGKTVIIGDPRKDKNEEMFRAFGRYIQGLNGRYITAEDVGTTVGDMDIIHEETDYVTGISPAFGSSGNPSPVTAYGVYVGMKAAAKEAFGTDDLEGRTVAVQGVGNVSYNLCRHLHEEGANLIVTDIHKESVDRAVTDFGAKAVDVNDIYSVDCDIFAPCALGAIINDQTIPQLKAKVIAGAANNQLKEERHGNLIHEMGIAYAPDYVINAGGVINVADELNGYNRERAMKKVEGIYENVAKVFEIANRDKLPTYRAADRMAEERIERMRRSRRQFLQNEHNIISRR